The Proteus terrae subsp. cibarius genome contains the following window.
GCGATGTGTTTTTCGCTGGTAGCGCTTTCTGATACACCAATTACTATTCTTGATCCGGGATGTACCGCAAAAACCTTCCCTGATTATTTTGAGAAATTAGAAACACTTTCTCAACGTAATAATTAATGTAAAAATCATTAATTAAAATGAGTCAAAATTAAATCAGTTAAATCGGCAGTATTGAATCTTTGGGAGAACAATACTGCCGATTTTTTATTATAATTAGATTAATTTTTCTAAAAAATACGCCACCTCAAAAAATAATATTAAATAAGACTCTTTAGTGCTTATCTGCTTGTTTCTTCCTATACATTGTATGCGTATAATGTCGCGCATATATTAATACTGTTTTTCTCTGTTTGAATACTATGCCTATTATATCAATGTAATAAGAGCAACAAACACAGAAATGCAGTACCCACGAAAAGGAGAAACTCATGGCGGTTATCGTCCCTGTTATAACTGTTGATGGGCCTAGCGGAGCAGGTAAAGGAACATTATGCCAAGCATTAGCGCAAGCATTTGGCTGGCATTTACTCGATTCTGGCGCTATTTATCGTGTATTGGCATTAGCAGCTTTACATCATCACGTTGATATTACTTCCGAAGATGCATTAGTACCTTTGGCGGCAAATTTGGATGTGCGTTTTATTCCTAATGAGAATGGCTTAAGTGTCATTCTAGAAGGTGAAGATGTTTCAACAGAAATTCGAACAGAAACAGTTGGGAATACGGCATCACAAGCTGCAACTTTTCCTCGAGTAAGAGAAGCATTATTGCGTCGCCAGCGTGCATTTCGTACAGCGCCGGGCTTAATTGCCGATGGTCGAGATATGGGCACAATCGTTTTTCCTGATGCTCAAGTGAAAATATTTTTAGAAGCGAGTGCAGAAGAGCGCGCGCGTCGTCGCATGTTACAGTTGCAGGAAAAGGGCTTTAATGTTAACTTTGAGCGCCTTTTATCCGAGATAAAAGAACGCGATTACCGTGACCGGAATCGTGCTGTTGCGCCACTTGTTGCGGCGAAAGATGCATTAATTCTCGATTCTACAAGCTTGTCTATCGACGAAGTCATTGAAAAATCGTTGACTTATGCTAAAAAAAATCTGCAATTATCAGCGTAATTAATTTTTATTTCGTTTATACTAGGTAATTATCAAAATCGGGTTGACGTGTTAATGAAAACACAACAATGCCCGATGACCTTGTCACAAAGGATGTAACGAGGTATGTGAAACAACCCCATTCGGCCGGATGCTAAATGGACGTTAATTAAATTTACTTGAAGATCATTAACATGACAGAATCTTTTGCTCAACTCTTTGAAGAATCCCTAAAAACAATCGAAACTCGTCCTGGCGCTATCGTTCGCGGCGTTGTAGTTGCTATCGATAAAGACGTTGTTCTGGTTGATGCAGGTCTGAAATCAGAATCTGCTATTCCTGTAGAACAATTCAAAAACGCTCAAGGCGAATTAGAAATCCAAGTGGGCGACGAAATTGATGTTGCTCTGGACGCGGTTGAAGATGGCTTCGGTGAAACCGTTCTGTCTCGTGAGAAAGCTAAACGTCACGAAGCGTGGCTGATGCTGGAAAAAGCTTACGAAGAAAACGAAACTGTTGTTGGTATCATCAACGGTAAAGTTAAAGGTGGTTTCACTGTTGAACTGAACGGCATTCGTGCGTTCTTACCAGGTTCACTGGTAGACGTTCGCCCAGTTCGCGATACAACTCATCTGGAAAACAAAGAGCTTGAGTTCAAAGTCATCAAATTAGACCAAAAACGTAACAACGTTGTTGTGTCTCGTCGTGCGGTTATCGAATCTGAAAACAGCGCAGAACGCGATCAGTTATTAGAAAACCTGCAAGAAGGCATGGAAGTTAAAGGTATCGTTAAGAACCTTACTGACTACGGTGCATTCGTTGATCTGGGCGGTGTTGACGGCTTACTGCACATCACTGATATGGCTTGGAAACGTGTTAAACACCCAAGCGAAATTGTCAATGTTGGCGACGAAATCACTGTTAAAGTCCTGAAATTCGACCGTGAACGTACTCGCGTATCACTAGGTCTGAAACAACTGGGCGAAGATCCATGGGTAGCTATCGCTAAACGTTATCCAGAAGGTACTAAACTGACTGGTCGTGTAACTAACCTGACTGATTACGGTTGCTTCGTAGAAATCGAAGAAGGTGTTGAAGGTCTGGTACACGTTTCTGAAATGGATTGGACTAACAAAAACATTCACCCATCTAAAGTTGTTAACGTTGGTGATGTTGTTGAAGTTATGGTTCTTGACATCGATGAAGAACGTCGTCGTATTTCACTGGGTCTGAAACAGTGCAAATCTAACCCATGGCAGCAGTTTGCAGAAACTCACAACAAGAACGACCGTGTTGAAGGTAAAATCAAGTCTATCACTGACTTCGGTATCTTCATCGGTTTAGACGGCGGTATCGACGGTCTGGTTCATTTATCTGACATTTCTTGGAATGTTGCAGGTGAAGAAGCAGTTCGTGAATACAAAAAAGGCGACGAAATCGCTGCTGTAGTTCTGCAAGTTGATGCTGAACGTGAACGTATCTCACTGGGCGTTAAACAATTATCAGAAGATCCATTCAATAATTACCTGTCTGCTCACAAAAAAGGTGCTATTGTTTCTGGTAAAGTAACTGCTGTTGACGCTAAAGGCGCAACTGTAGAATTAGCTGACGGTGTTGAAGGTTACCTGCGTGCTTCAGAAGCTTCACGTGACCGCGTTGAAGATGCAACTCTGGTTCTGAATGTTGGCGAAGCTGTAGAAGCTAAATACACTGGCGTTGACCGTAAAAACCGCGTTATCAACTTATCTGTTCGTGCTAAGGACGAAGCAGACGAGAAAGACGCTATCGCTTCTGTAAACAACAAAGAAGAAGTTGGTTTTTCAAATAACGCTATGGCTGAAGCTTTCAAAGCAGCTAAAGGCGAATAATTTAAGTTATTAACGGAAGGCAACGTTAATCGTTGCCTATTTATCGGTAGTTTAGGGAGGTAATATGACCAAGTCTGAGTTAATCGAGAGACTTGCAGGCCTACAATCTCATCTTTCGGCTAAGACGGTTGAAGAAGCTGTAAAAGAAATGCTTGATCATATGGCTGATACTTTAGCTGATGGTGAGCGTATCGAAGTCCGCGGATTCGGCAGTTTTTCTCTACACTACCGTGCGCCGCGTACGGGTCGTAACCCGAAAACTGGTGATAAAGTAGAGCTGGAAGGTAAATACGTTCCACACTTTAAGCCAGGTAAAGAGTTACGTGACCGTGTAAATATTTATACGGAATAATAACTCCTGTCGAAATGGCACGATGTTAGTTAACTTTCTCAAAAACGGTACTTAGGTGCCGTTTTTTATTACCCATTATTATCACTTTTAGTTTATTTTTCTGCTCCCTAATTTTTTTCATCTTCCATCTTCAATCCCAACCTTAGATTGAACGATTCGTTTTATTGATTTTGTCTCACTAGCACCTTTCTTTTTTATTACTTTATTCTGCTTTCATTTTAATTTCTCTATCTAATTACCTATATCACTTAGTTGTTTTGCTTTTTACGAGTTTCTTCTCAAAAATTATTGTATGTAACAAGAGATCTTTTTCTTTTTATAAAGCATCACTAAAAAACGACCTAAAAGCCTATCTTTAATTAAATAATAACATCATGATATTTAAAGAATGATTGTAGGCAAGGATGCTAGAAATGATTTTATTGAATCGAATGATAAAGTTTTTTGAATTAAAGATGGTATCAATAAAACGGAGGTGCTTTCATTCAGCCTATTTTCGAAGACTCTATTTCACGAAGTTAACTTTAGACAATATAGCTTTGGCAATGATATTAGGTTGCTTACCTTTATTAGTTCAATATACGCTTTTTAGTCAGACTATTTATTCTATTATTATTCTTGTTGCACTATTTTTATTATTTATTCCTTTTTGCTTATGTCGCTTTTCAGCGATATTTCTATTTTTCTGGGTTTATTCAAATATGGTTGCGTCATCGTTAATGACGAGAACAGAACAGTTTGCTGATAATATGGCAACATTTGAAACCAAGGTTATGGAGTATCGTCAATTAACAGATGGCAATATTATTATCAAAATACCCATTACGAAGACGACGCTCTTTTCATCATCTGTGTATGCAAACGTATATTGGCGAAGCCCGCCTAAAAACATAGCTGTAGGACAATATTGGAAGTTTAAGATTCAATTTAGAGCTGTACATAGTTATTTAAATGAAGGTGGGTTTGATAGCCAAAAATATGCCGTTTCTGTGAAGGAAACATTAACGGGTAAAGTGATGACAGCCAAGTTTATCCGGGATGATATATCACTACGTACTCAACTTATTCAGAAAATCACCGCTCATTGGCAAACAGCAAAAAATAAAGGTGAAATTATTGCTTTAGTCTTAGGTGATAAGCGATATATTGAACCTGAGAAAAAAGATCTCTATATGAAAACAGGGATTGCCCATTTAATTGTGATATCGGGTTTACATATAGGGTTAGCAGCCTTTTTTGGTTGGATTATTGCAAGAGGTATTCAATTTTTTTTCCCTATCAGATGGATTAATCCAAGGTTTCCATTAGTTATAGCTTGGCTATGTGGTGTTTTTTATACTGCGTTATCAGGTTGGGGAATACCAGCAACAAGAGCTGTTATTGGATTAACTGTTTGGGTGATTTTACATTGGGGGAGTCGATTATTTTTACCTTGGCAATGGGCACTTTGGAGTGCGGCACTTATTCTTATTATTGAGCCTCTTTCTATACTTTCAGCTAGTTTTTGGCTTTCATTTTCTGCTGTATTTGCCATTATCTTTTGGTATTGGATGTACCCATTAAAAGCTAAATATAACCATCAAAAACGGTGGTTTATTTTAAGGTTGGTACATTTACAATTTGGTTTATTAATTATTTTATTACCATTCCAATTATATTTATTTAATGGCGCTAATTTTTTTAGTTTTATCGTTAACTTATGGGCTGTTCCTATTGTTTCTTTTATTACTGTGCCATTAATAATGCTCGGATTATTGACATTCTTTCTCTCATTTTTACAACCAATAATCTGGCACTGGGTTGATCTTTCTATTAACCTTGCTTTTTGGCGTGCTCCTTTATTTTTACCATATTGGCAAAATAGTGGTGCCATTCCTTTATTATTAGGATTTTTTGGGATTGGTACTATTTTAATCATAAAAATGTCATGGTGGCGTTATCATTTTATTTGCATTGTGGCTATTGGTACTATTTTATACGGTGAATTCATTGCCTCTTCACGTTACCAATGGCGAATATCTATGTTAGATGTTGGACATGGCTTAGCAGTTATTCTTGAAAAAGAAGGGGAAGCGGTTATTTATGACACGGGAATGCGTTGGAAAAATGGAGGTTCGATTGCGAAGAGTGTCATCATTCCTTATTTAAGACATCATCGACTTACGCCAGTTGCATTGATCATTAGTCATGATCATCTTGATCATACAGGAGGAATGGAAGATTTAATAAAAACTTATCCTAATTTAAGCATTCGTAGTAGTTTTGACGAACCTTCGCATTTACCTTGCTTAAGTGATAAATCATGGCAGTGGAAAGGGCTTCAATTTGATGCATTGTGGCCACTGGATAAATTACTCTCCCCGAAAAATAATCAATCCTGTGTGATCAATGTTAGTGATGGGAAATACAATATTCTACTAACTGGAGATATAGAAAAAGAAGCTGAAGCTCAATTGGTAAGAGTAAAAAAAGATCAACTAAAAGCAGATGTCTTACAAGTTCCTCATCATGGTAGTCAAACATCATCCACATTGATGTTTATTCAAGCAGTATCACCAAAATTTTCAGTTGTTTCTGCCGCTCGTTATAGCCCTTGGCGTTTGCCTTCTGATAAAGTACATCATCGTTATAAAAAAGAAGCTATTAATTGGCTAACAACCTCTATTAGTGGGCAAGTTTCTATCGAGTTTAATCAAGATAATATTGATGTATTTACCTATAGGCGAGATATTTTGCCTCGTTGGTATCATCAGTGGTTTGGTGTTTTGACGTTTCCCGAGTAGAATGACCGGCTAATTATTAAAAGTTTGGTAATATATATGAATGATATAGATCTATCAACGTGGCAAACATTCCGCCGCTTATGGCCAATGATCCGGCTTTTCAAAGCGGGTTTAATCACTGCTGCAATTGCATTAATCATCAATGCGGGTGTGGATGCATTTATGATTTCTTTATTAAAACCACTTCTTGATGAAGGTTTTGGTAAAGCCAGTAATGACGTATTAAAATGGATGCCTTTTGCCGTTATTGGTCTGATAGCTCTGCGTGGTATATCTAACTTTATTTCAAGTTACTGTCTTTCTTGGGTTTCTGGAAAAGTTGTAATGAATATGCGTCGCCGACTGTTTTCTCATATTATGGGAATGCCGGTGAGCTTTTTTGATCAGCAATCAACAGGGACTTTACTCTCTCGTATCACATATGATTCAGAACAAGTTGCCTCTTCATCATCAGGCGCATTAATTACCGTTGTACGTGAAGGTGCCTATATCATCGGACTATTTTGTTTGATGTTTTATTATAGCTGGCAATTATCCCTGATCCTTATCGTTATCGCACCTATTGTTGCTGTTGTTATTCGTATAGTATCGACTCGTTTTAGAACGATCAGTAAGCGTATCCAAAATAGCATGGGACAAGTGACAACTAGCGCAGAACAAATGCTAAAAGGGCATAAAGAAGTTCTGATTTTTAATGGTCAAGAAGTTGAAAATAAACGCTTTAACCATGTAAGCAATCATATTCGCCGTCAAGGTATGCGTATGGTTGTCGCATCATCAATTTCAGATCCTATTATTCAGATAATCGCTTCTCTTGCATTAGCATTTGTTCTGTATGCAGCGAGTTTCCCTGAGATAATGGATACATTAACAGCAGGTACAATTACTGTTGTATTCTCCTCAATGGTTGCATTAATGCGTCCATTGAAATCACTGACTAATGTGAATGCTCAATTCCAGCGTGGTATGGCTGCTTGTCAGACGCTATTTACTATCCTCGATATGGAGCAAGAAAAAGACACAGGTAAGCTTGAACTAAAAAAACCAACTGGTGATATTGAATTCCGTAATGTGACTTTCCAATATGTCACGAAAGATACGCCAGCACTGAAAAATATGTCATTTACCATTCCAGCAGGTAAAACTGTTGCATTAGTTGGACGCTCAGGCTCTGGTAAGTCTACGATTGCAAATCTGATCACGCGTTTTTATGACATTAATGAAGGTGAAATATTAATTAATGGTCATGATATTCGTGAATACACATTGAAATCTTTGCGTAATCAAGTCGCGTTGGTCTCTCAAAATGTGCATCTTTTTAATGAAACCGTAGCAAATAATATTGTCTACGCATGTGAAGATCAGTATACCCGTGAAGATATTGAAAAAGCGGCGAAGATGGCACATGCAATGGATTTTATCCAAAAAATGGATAAAGGCTTAGATACTGAAATTGGTGAAAATGGTGTATTACTTTCAGGTGGACAACGTCAGCGTATTGCAATTGCAAGAGCGTTATTACGAGATTCGCCAATCCTCATTCTTGATGAGGCTACATCAGCGCTAGATACAGAATCAGAGCGTGCTATCCAGTCAGCACTTGATGAATTACAGAAAAACAGAACCTCTTTAGTGATTGCTCACCGTTTATCAACTATTGAAAAAGCGGATGAAATATTAGTTATTGAAGATGGTGAAATTGTTGAACGTGGCGCACACCTTGATTTGATTGAGAAACAAGGTATTTATGCACAACTTCACAGGATGCAATTTGGCAAATGATTGAACGGATTTGGTCTGGTAAATCTTGGTTTTATATCCTACTGCTTCCATTTTCATGGTTGTATGGCGCGCTTACATTATTAAGGCGTTTTGCATATCAGAAAGGATGGCTAGCATCATGGAAAGCCCCAATTCCAGTTGTGATTGTTGGCAATTTAACTGCAGGCGGGAATGGCAAAACACCTGTTGTGATATGGCTTGTTGAGCAATTAATACAACAAGGGTTTAAACCAGGAGTTGTCTCTCGTGGTTACGGCGGAAAATCAGACCATTATCCATTACTTTTGTCATCAGATACGACACCTGCCATGGCAGGTGATGAGCCTGTATTGATTTATCATCGAACAGGTGCTCCCGTTGCAGTTGCACCTAATCGACGAGATGCAGTAAAAGCGTTATTAGCTCAACATGAGCTTGATGTGATCATCACTGATGATGGTTTGCAGCATTACGCATTACAACGTGATTATGAAATTGTTGTCATTGATGGGCAACGTCGATTCGGCAATGGTTGGTGGCTACCTGCAGGTCCTATGCGAGAGCGTGCAGGGCGATTAGATTCTGTGGATGCAATTATCGTGAATGGTGGAATAAGCCAGAATAATGAGATTGGCATGGTGCTGGAAGGTGATACTGCAGTTAATCTTAAAACAGGAGAAAAAAAACCAGTTCAGCAAATTAAAAAGGCTGTTGCTATCGCTGGAATTGGTCATCCTCCTAGGTTTTTTAACTCGTTACATGAAAAAGGGATAGAGTTAATTACAACAAAAGCATTTAGTGATCATAGTGATTACAGTGTTCAAGAATTACAGGATTTAACACCTGACTTAGAACCTCTTATTATGACAGAAAAGGATGCTGTTAAATGTCAGCATTTTGCTCAAGATAATTGGTGGTATTTACCCGTTAGCGCTGAATTAAATAGTCAATCTGTGCTAAAACAAGTTAGCAATTTAATTTACGGCTCGAAAAAAACTTGTATCTGATCTGAAACAATGATATTTATAGTGGAAATCAGGATAGCGTTACATAGAAGATTACCTACCTACAGTCGCATATCGCTTTTGTCGTAGTTCAATTTAATTCGCCACTACCCTATCTACTCAAAAGCCTTGTGTGGAGAGTTTGTGGATCTTGAATGTAGGGTTAATATTTTGTGCAGTGAATAGCATCAGCTTTTGTGCACAACGGATGATAAAAATAATTTCTGATGGTGACTAATTATCTCTATATTTGGTTATCTTTTTTATCAGTGTGCAACCAATATCATTATGTCATCTTTTTGTCATATTGATACTGTAAGTATTTATTGAGCTTTATAATATTTATTAAGCTTAGCTATCACGGTTTTGAACATTTATATCGAATAATAAAATGCACTACTTAAATTAATGTGTTCAGAATTTAATTGGGGTTTTTATATAAGAAGACTTAATAAAAAGTAGGATGCATTTGTATAGGAAAATAAAACTATACAAAGAACAAAAGGAGTTTATCTATCATGACATTACAATTAAGAATGGGTCGCGTAAAATGGTTCGACAATAACAAAGGTTATGGTCTTATTGTTGCAAGAGATATTGAACAAGAAGTTTATGTCAATAAAAAAGCGATTGCCAATACAAAAAATAAAGCACTAACAGAAGGTCAAGATGTTGAGTTTTCTGTTATCAGAACAGCAGCAGGTTTAGAAGCCGCTGATGTTATCGGGTTTTAAATAAGGTTTAGCCTTGTTAAATATGTAGATAAAACGATAGTTTAGCATTAAGATTAAATTATCGTTTATACCTAATTTGAGGTAGATAAGCGACAATAGTTTATCACCAAGCCGGATAAGTAATATAAAAGAGTCGTTTCGTTAATTAGAATGCAATAAAGATAATGAAAAGGTTAAATTATTATCAATAAAAGCTGAATGTAATTCTTTATTAATGATGTTGCAGACTCAACGATAAAAAGCCACATTAATGTGGCTTTTTTGTTGCTTATAGTAAAAGAGAAAATAATAAATTTATTAATAACTAAAATAATTTTCGAATTATCACTAAACGAGAGGTTTTGAGTATTAACGCTGATCATTCCTTATGATATCCTTTTGCCATATAAAATGATTAACCCTTGAGAGGGACAAAATGGATCACCGCTTACTCGAAATTATTGCTTGCCCAGTTTGCCACGGCAAACTTATCTTTGATAAAGAAAATTCAGAGCTTATCTGCAAAATTGATCATTTAGCTTATCCTGTTCGTGACAATATCCCCGTTCTTCTAGAGAATGAAGCAAGAGAATTATCACTAGAAGAGGAAAAGTAACTTCATGTTCACGGTCATTATCCCTGGTCGATATGCATCGACCCGTTTACCGGGTAAACCCCTCGCGGATATTCATGGCAAACCTATGATTGTTCGTGTAATGGAACAGGCTATGCGCTCTGGTGCAAACCGTGTCATTGTTGCAACCGATAATTTAGATGTTGTTGCAGCAGTTGAAAATGCGGGTGGAGAAGCCTGCATGACTCGCGAAGATCACCATTCGGGCACAGAACGTTTAGCGGAAGTCATTGAAAAATATAAATTTGTGGATGATGAGATAATCGTTAACGTACAAGGTGATGAGCCTCTTATTCCCCCTGTGATTATTACTCAAGTAGCCGAAAATTTGGCGAGTTGTGGTGCAGGAATGGCAACATTAGCAGTGCCTATTGTTGACTCAAAAGAAGCTTTTAACCCTAATGCGGTGAAAGTCGTGATGGATGCAAAAGGTTTCGCACTTTATTTTTCTCGTGCAACCATTCCTTGGGAAAGAGACCGTTTTAATTTATCACATGATGAAATTGGTGAGCATTATCTTCGTCATATTGGGATTTATGCTTATCGTGCAGGCTTTATTCGTCGATATATTACTTGGGAGCCAAGCCCATTAGAATCTATTGAAATGTTAGAGCAACTGCGAGTGCTGTGGTATGGCGAAAAAATCCATGTTGCAAAAGCATTAGAAGTTCCGGGTGTGGGTGTAGATACTCAAGATGATCTTGTTGCCGCCAGAGCTGCATATCGAGCACTTAACCAAGAGTTCTGATTTTTTAACAGTAACAAATAAATTTCAACGGCACTTAAATTAAGTGCCGTTTTTGCATCAGTTAGCAAAAATATTTCTAATTATTGGTTTTCTTCTTTATCAGATTGATGACTTTCATTTTCAGGAATAATTGCGGGTTGGCCAGCTGGTTTTACTGATTGCCACACCGACCCTAGAAACTCATACCATGCACGTTCACTGTGTTGAAAATAAGTCGCAGAAGGAAAATATTTTTCCCAAGGATGTAATGGTGAAGAGATAGCCAGTTGGTTAGCTGGTGCAACAATAG
Protein-coding sequences here:
- a CDS encoding cold-shock protein, whose translation is MTLQLRMGRVKWFDNNKGYGLIVARDIEQEVYVNKKAIANTKNKALTEGQDVEFSVIRTAAGLEAADVIGF
- the msbA gene encoding lipid A ABC transporter ATP-binding protein/permease MsbA, whose amino-acid sequence is MNDIDLSTWQTFRRLWPMIRLFKAGLITAAIALIINAGVDAFMISLLKPLLDEGFGKASNDVLKWMPFAVIGLIALRGISNFISSYCLSWVSGKVVMNMRRRLFSHIMGMPVSFFDQQSTGTLLSRITYDSEQVASSSSGALITVVREGAYIIGLFCLMFYYSWQLSLILIVIAPIVAVVIRIVSTRFRTISKRIQNSMGQVTTSAEQMLKGHKEVLIFNGQEVENKRFNHVSNHIRRQGMRMVVASSISDPIIQIIASLALAFVLYAASFPEIMDTLTAGTITVVFSSMVALMRPLKSLTNVNAQFQRGMAACQTLFTILDMEQEKDTGKLELKKPTGDIEFRNVTFQYVTKDTPALKNMSFTIPAGKTVALVGRSGSGKSTIANLITRFYDINEGEILINGHDIREYTLKSLRNQVALVSQNVHLFNETVANNIVYACEDQYTREDIEKAAKMAHAMDFIQKMDKGLDTEIGENGVLLSGGQRQRIAIARALLRDSPILILDEATSALDTESERAIQSALDELQKNRTSLVIAHRLSTIEKADEILVIEDGEIVERGAHLDLIEKQGIYAQLHRMQFGK
- the lpxK gene encoding tetraacyldisaccharide 4'-kinase, which codes for MIERIWSGKSWFYILLLPFSWLYGALTLLRRFAYQKGWLASWKAPIPVVIVGNLTAGGNGKTPVVIWLVEQLIQQGFKPGVVSRGYGGKSDHYPLLLSSDTTPAMAGDEPVLIYHRTGAPVAVAPNRRDAVKALLAQHELDVIITDDGLQHYALQRDYEIVVIDGQRRFGNGWWLPAGPMRERAGRLDSVDAIIVNGGISQNNEIGMVLEGDTAVNLKTGEKKPVQQIKKAVAIAGIGHPPRFFNSLHEKGIELITTKAFSDHSDYSVQELQDLTPDLEPLIMTEKDAVKCQHFAQDNWWYLPVSAELNSQSVLKQVSNLIYGSKKTCI
- the kdsB gene encoding 3-deoxy-manno-octulosonate cytidylyltransferase; the protein is MFTVIIPGRYASTRLPGKPLADIHGKPMIVRVMEQAMRSGANRVIVATDNLDVVAAVENAGGEACMTREDHHSGTERLAEVIEKYKFVDDEIIVNVQGDEPLIPPVIITQVAENLASCGAGMATLAVPIVDSKEAFNPNAVKVVMDAKGFALYFSRATIPWERDRFNLSHDEIGEHYLRHIGIYAYRAGFIRRYITWEPSPLESIEMLEQLRVLWYGEKIHVAKALEVPGVGVDTQDDLVAARAAYRALNQEF
- a CDS encoding Trm112 family protein; the protein is MDHRLLEIIACPVCHGKLIFDKENSELICKIDHLAYPVRDNIPVLLENEARELSLEEEK
- the rpsA gene encoding 30S ribosomal protein S1, producing MTESFAQLFEESLKTIETRPGAIVRGVVVAIDKDVVLVDAGLKSESAIPVEQFKNAQGELEIQVGDEIDVALDAVEDGFGETVLSREKAKRHEAWLMLEKAYEENETVVGIINGKVKGGFTVELNGIRAFLPGSLVDVRPVRDTTHLENKELEFKVIKLDQKRNNVVVSRRAVIESENSAERDQLLENLQEGMEVKGIVKNLTDYGAFVDLGGVDGLLHITDMAWKRVKHPSEIVNVGDEITVKVLKFDRERTRVSLGLKQLGEDPWVAIAKRYPEGTKLTGRVTNLTDYGCFVEIEEGVEGLVHVSEMDWTNKNIHPSKVVNVGDVVEVMVLDIDEERRRISLGLKQCKSNPWQQFAETHNKNDRVEGKIKSITDFGIFIGLDGGIDGLVHLSDISWNVAGEEAVREYKKGDEIAAVVLQVDAERERISLGVKQLSEDPFNNYLSAHKKGAIVSGKVTAVDAKGATVELADGVEGYLRASEASRDRVEDATLVLNVGEAVEAKYTGVDRKNRVINLSVRAKDEADEKDAIASVNNKEEVGFSNNAMAEAFKAAKGE
- the ihfB gene encoding integration host factor subunit beta: MTKSELIERLAGLQSHLSAKTVEEAVKEMLDHMADTLADGERIEVRGFGSFSLHYRAPRTGRNPKTGDKVELEGKYVPHFKPGKELRDRVNIYTE
- the cmk gene encoding (d)CMP kinase; translation: MAVIVPVITVDGPSGAGKGTLCQALAQAFGWHLLDSGAIYRVLALAALHHHVDITSEDALVPLAANLDVRFIPNENGLSVILEGEDVSTEIRTETVGNTASQAATFPRVREALLRRQRAFRTAPGLIADGRDMGTIVFPDAQVKIFLEASAEERARRRMLQLQEKGFNVNFERLLSEIKERDYRDRNRAVAPLVAAKDALILDSTSLSIDEVIEKSLTYAKKNLQLSA
- a CDS encoding DNA internalization-related competence protein ComEC/Rec2, encoding MILGCLPLLVQYTLFSQTIYSIIILVALFLLFIPFCLCRFSAIFLFFWVYSNMVASSLMTRTEQFADNMATFETKVMEYRQLTDGNIIIKIPITKTTLFSSSVYANVYWRSPPKNIAVGQYWKFKIQFRAVHSYLNEGGFDSQKYAVSVKETLTGKVMTAKFIRDDISLRTQLIQKITAHWQTAKNKGEIIALVLGDKRYIEPEKKDLYMKTGIAHLIVISGLHIGLAAFFGWIIARGIQFFFPIRWINPRFPLVIAWLCGVFYTALSGWGIPATRAVIGLTVWVILHWGSRLFLPWQWALWSAALILIIEPLSILSASFWLSFSAVFAIIFWYWMYPLKAKYNHQKRWFILRLVHLQFGLLIILLPFQLYLFNGANFFSFIVNLWAVPIVSFITVPLIMLGLLTFFLSFLQPIIWHWVDLSINLAFWRAPLFLPYWQNSGAIPLLLGFFGIGTILIIKMSWWRYHFICIVAIGTILYGEFIASSRYQWRISMLDVGHGLAVILEKEGEAVIYDTGMRWKNGGSIAKSVIIPYLRHHRLTPVALIISHDHLDHTGGMEDLIKTYPNLSIRSSFDEPSHLPCLSDKSWQWKGLQFDALWPLDKLLSPKNNQSCVINVSDGKYNILLTGDIEKEAEAQLVRVKKDQLKADVLQVPHHGSQTSSTLMFIQAVSPKFSVVSAARYSPWRLPSDKVHHRYKKEAINWLTTSISGQVSIEFNQDNIDVFTYRRDILPRWYHQWFGVLTFPE